The window tgttcattaggttgtTTTTTAtaggcccgcaaaattttaggagattcggggtcggtcccccgaattcatgcagatggcataaactatagcaaacgaaaatttgggaatcgtcctaaattcctattttatggctcgTGTTTTATAAGCctacaaaattttaggagattcggggtcGACTGCCCGAGACACGAAAATCTGATAATCATCCTGAATtcttggccctaaaacgccaaaaaatgagaaacggtcatggcgaagcgatggcGATTGTTCATTGGTCACTTTTTAGGGTCTGCagaattttaggagattcgggacTAGTCGCCCGAATTCATTCGGATGGCGTGAACATGTGGGAATCAtcatgaattcctattttatggccctgaaacgccaaaaacgaggaacggtaaagatgactattgttcattttatcatttttcatgaaCCCGCAAAATTTATTAAGAAGAAATAAATTTCTTAACTATAGATTtacatacaaaaatattttctaaagccGTTTAATTAGGATGGCGATGATCATATAAGCTCTCACTGATCATTGTGTACTTCCAATCATATGACATGCGCCTACCCAAAAAAAAACACATAAGCTCATGTATACGCTTAGCAAGGTGCATTTATACACATTTATATGCCAAGCACAaatataaaattcataaaaacCGCGAGGAACTTCTATGAAGGACAAAAAAACGAGGGAGAATTGCGGTTTGCCCAGGAGCTGAAAGGGTTAAATGAGGTCATAGTGTAGGAAACTTGATAAGGAACCAAATTGCCAGTGACGAGAAACCTAACACCAAAAAATTTCGTTGGCACAACGGAATCAATAAAAGAGTACAGACAACTTTCAGCAGTAACAGAGATGCTGGCCATGTTTACATTGATCTTCCCCATTGCAGATGTCTGACAAAACTGCAAATATTAAGGCTGTTGTGCGGCTGCTGCTGCTGACTGAGGCGGCTGCAGATGTGCGGATTGCTGCCCACCAGCTGGTGGGGGTGCTGTAGCTTGATAAGGTTGAGGAGGATACTGTTGATAaagtggaggaggaggtggtggcATATACCCATAGGGTGGATAATAAGGCCGGTAAAATTGACCTTGAGGTGGCGGCCCAGGTGGATATGCATAATGTTGTCCTTGTTGATTCTCAGAACCACTCTTATTTTCACCGGGACTGCAACCCGTAGCTGAACTAGAAGCCCCTTCCTGGGATTGAACTAGGGCACCCATCCTTTGTGGATCCATTGATGGATAATATGGTCTGTCTTGCTGAGGCATCGGGGGTATGTTGAAGTAAGGCATGGATGGGGGTTGGTCCTGAGTTCCTGGTGGCTGAAAAGGCTGATTCTGCTGCTGTGATATGACTGCCCTAGGCAACAATCCACTGTGAGTCACAGCAGCCTGCTGCCTTGCTTCATTGGGCACCTCGGACTCTGGCTTGGGTGCTTGAGGTCTGCCCCACAGTAGCTTCAGTCTCAGGCCCTTTATCACCAGCTTGTTTGCTAGTTCCTCAGCAGCCTTCTCTGCACCTTCTCTGGTTGTGTAAGTTACGAAAGCACAACCACGTTGGACCACCATTTTGATGGATTCAATTTCACCATGTGCATAAAAGTGGTCCCGAAGGTCCTGTTCGGTGATTCTTGCATCAACACCACCCACATAGAGGGTTCTAATGCTCTCGTCGTCAGGGGCCTCCAATGAAGGCATTTCACCTACTTTATTCAGTAGCTTTAAAGCCACTGGATCATTGACTCTGCAAGCATTACAGTACAGTGAACTTATCAGTTGAAAACAATGAGTCAATGAACATTCAGCAAGATAGTAATACAAATCATTTTTTAACTTTAAGTTGGAGAACAATGTAGGATTATAGATCTTTGTAAAAGAGGACGAAATATATGTAGCAGACATTTTATAGTCACTACAAACCACAAATCACAGTGTCACAAATACATGGATTCTTCCATACAACCAACACAACAAAGataagcaaaagaaaagtgaCCACGCAAATTGATGCCATCAGTAAACAGTCTAGTCATCATTTAACATGGAGAGACAAGGTAAGGTGTGTTTCGAAAGTGCATAGAGTATTTCATTGATTGCTCATGTGACAATGGTATTTTTCTAGATTTACGTATCTAACTTAGTTATGTCGATAACCATGGAGTTGACTGGGTTGTAACAAGGACCCTTGCTAGTTTCGGTAATCCTCCAGCTTTTGTTCAAACCTTAACCAAATATTGAAAAAGCATTCACCCAAAAATTTCTTCTAGACTTCCGCTGGTTGTAGGATGCAAGGATTTGAACAAGCATAGTAACTAAAGATATCTAAGGCATAACCAATATACAAGCGAAAGGGGCTAAGACAGTATTTTGGATAGCGTGCGGCGACAAATAGCGACGAGGGTCCGCTTCACTGAGGCGAGTAGCGAAGCGCTCGCCTTTTTGCTGTGAAGGgacaatttatacaaaaaaataaaatattctatATATAACTAAAAACTCAAATAGCAATAAcatattaataaatatatcaattttcaaaaattaaaaactcaATATATAGTAGATTCATATTAACAAGCAACATCTATTCTTCTTCAAGCTAATCCCAAGCTATATCATTTCTTTTATTACCATTGGATGACGCCATTTCAATATTGTTTTATAGGAAAAAATTATCAAGTCAATATGCAATTAATTCTAACTTTTTAACTGAAAAAAGGAGGAAATTTCAgagcagaaaaaagaaaaaaagaagagaagaagaactGAAGAAGCTCTCTGAACTGAAGAAAAGATAGAGCTTTTCTCAGACTAATCTGTTGAGTGCAGCAGCAGTGATAAAAAACAGagccaaaaaaaagagaagaagaaaaaggaagaaaaaacagAGCAACACAGACTCTGTTATGTTGCAGCAGCAGCGATAAAAAAcagagccaaaaaaaaaaaaaaagagatgaagaggaagaaaaaggaagaaaaaacagAGTAACACAGTGTTGCTCTGTTCTGTTGCAGCAGCAGCGATTAAAAACAGAgcccaaaacaaaaagaaagaagagagaagagagaagaaagaagaaagaagaaagaaggaaaaaaaattggACAGAGTCACAGAACAGAAACtcgaagaaagaagaaaggagaagaagaaagaagaaaagagatgaAGAGAAGCATACCtgatgaagaaagaagaaagaaaatcgCTGGTCTGCTGTAGGTTTGCTGTCGACTTGAAGGAGAAAGAGTAAAGAAATCGCGAGCCCTAATTTTTTGTTTTAACAGATCGCTGCTACtgccttcttcttttcttttttgcaaaaAGCAACGCTACAGCTCGCCTCACGCTACAGCTCGCCACACGCTACAAAGGCAGAGGCGCTCGCCTTTTTTGAAAACGCTACGCCACACTGTAAAATAGCGATGGCAGCTCGCATCGCCTTGCCTCACGCTATTAGCGCTGAGGTGAGCGCTATTAACAACACTGGGCTAAGAACCAGAAAGGAATAAGCCACTGAAAAAGTATAGGAATAAAGACTGCCAGCAGTAGAAAAGCAATTACAACACATCAGCTGTAAAAACTATGAAAAAGCTATACAGTATATTGACAGCAGGAGGACATATAGGTCAGATGTGAGGTTAAAAGAGCAACTCAAGACAAGCTATTTGTCTCCTGACTTGACCAAGTCCAAGTTAATGTCTTTGCATATTGAGATATATTTCACTTGAGTTGTTTTGCTTCTCCTTCATTCGTTCTTACATGATAAAAAGACGAGATCTAAGCTCCAGGTTATTACCTATTTTACTCCCACTTGTTGTACGAGAGTACTATTTTATATAATATCTGGTGGCCATGATACAACACTGTCCTTCATCCTATATTAGCATTGCAGTTAAGGAAAACAGATAACGTATTACAGTGACAAGTTAGCCTCCATGGACTTATCAACAGAAAAGTGAACCACCCTTCTCTCACCCAACCACTAAAATTAAGATCCAACACCCAATCAGAAACATGTCAATACAGATATGTGAGCGTCAATGGAATGAGGAGAATTTCACATCAGCAATAAGGAAATCGGTTTGACATACCCATAGTAACGGTCTTTAATATTTTGCTGTGACAACTCTCCTGTCTCAGGCATCTCATGCCTGTAAGGACACTCCAGACCTCTTGTACATTGACCACGTATATAGAAACTGCAAACATGTGCCCGATTTCTCTTGTAGTATGGACTTGTTCTTTGAAGCTTCATGATAGTGTCATTTGGACGGACTTTCCCATATGAAGATTCATAATCAATACCAGCTCTTGCCTGGTCAAAAATTAAACTACGACTTAGGGGGGAAACCAAAATGTAAAAAGAAAAGCATCACAAACATCAGCTTTTTTGTCAAGGTGCTTCTTTTAAGTTTTATAAACCCTTGGTTTCACCACGTTTAATCTCTTCCTCCTAATCTCAAAAGTACGTCATCCCTAAATTATTCCCTGCAAGACCGGGGGGGAAGGGGGGAGGGCGACAAGTCCAATAATAAAGACAGCTTCCAAAATTGTCAAAACTTAAGCTTAAAATAGTTTCAGCTCAAAATTTGGACACTTATCAATTAAGTGGTGTTGTCCGTTTGCAGTATCAATGTCTCACCTTATTTGGAAAGGGGTGGAGTGGGAAGACACTCAAAAGTATTTACTGGTGAGTGTATGTCCTCTTTAAGAAAGTAAATTCagttttgaaaaaacaaaacaaaaaaaattagagAGGGGTCTAACCCTTCAGCGAAATAACTCAATGTCCTTATTTATATGAATAAACTAAATTGTCGTGCAAGTAATGAGTTAAAAAGCGTGTCGTAACAATAAATTGCGTTTCCACTTAGTAATTCACATACCCTGCGGTCATGTTCCTCTGCAAAATATTCTCTATTTACGTCACTCTTCGGTATGGCATCATTCGAGTTGATACTGAAAGCAGTGTCTCGAACCTGAACTGGCAAACCATATTCAAGATCCAATAGGCAAACTTGACAAACATTCTTCAATTTGCTGCAGGTCTGACAGATCTCTGTCTTTTTGTATCTTGCATCCCGACCAGGCCTCCACCTAAACACTGTGAAGGGTCGCGTGCAGATCTTGCACTCCTTGTCATAATCTGCTTTTGTCTGTACGAAATCCATAACAAGATCAAAAGTCAGATAGTGAAGTTGGAGAAAGAAAGATTAAAGTAGAGAACGTGCAGCTGaaacaaagtcaaacatcagaCTGATTCTACTGCCAAACTAGAGATAATCTTGAAAGAAGTTAATCCTTACAACTATATGAAGAGAGTCAATATCGTAACAATGTGCCGAAAAGTAGCAGTGAATCAGGAGAAGCTATAAGTAGACAAAGGTCCAAACATAGAGTTCTTTCAGACTGCCACAACGATTCGAATGGAAGTGGTCCCACCTAACTATGTGTAAATcgaatttaaaatatagtttGCTGAAGCTTGCAGAAAACCAAGCAATTAAATAACTGCGACCAGAAATTAACAGTTCTTACAAAAAGGCTAACAACCTCTCCTGGAGAAAAAATTAAGCTGCACTACCTCCATCAAAAGATCCAACCACACCCCATACATTTCACATTCTTAAGGAAGAAATACATGTTACATATAACTTAATCCCATACGATTTCAAAATGTGACTGCAACTTTTCATCAAGATTGATGAAATGACAGATTTTACCCTTTTAAACTTGAATAAAGA is drawn from Nicotiana tabacum cultivar K326 chromosome 9, ASM71507v2, whole genome shotgun sequence and contains these coding sequences:
- the LOC107759280 gene encoding zinc finger CCCH domain-containing protein 49-like, with translation MAHRLLRDAEADGWERSDFPIICESCLGDSPYVRMTKADYDKECKICTRPFTVFRWRPGRDARYKKTEICQTCSKLKNVCQVCLLDLEYGLPVQVRDTAFSINSNDAIPKSDVNREYFAEEHDRRARAGIDYESSYGKVRPNDTIMKLQRTSPYYKRNRAHVCSFYIRGQCTRGLECPYRHEMPETGELSQQNIKDRYYGVNDPVALKLLNKVGEMPSLEAPDDESIRTLYVGGVDARITEQDLRDHFYAHGEIESIKMVVQRGCAFVTYTTREGAEKAAEELANKLVIKGLRLKLLWGRPQAPKPESEVPNEARQQAAVTHSGLLPRAVISQQQNQPFQPPGTQDQPPSMPYFNIPPMPQQDRPYYPSMDPQRMGALVQSQEGASSSATGCSPGENKSGSENQQGQHYAYPPGPPPQGQFYRPYYPPYGYMPPPPPPLYQQYPPQPYQATAPPPAGGQQSAHLQPPQSAAAAAQQP